A part of Salvia splendens isolate huo1 unplaced genomic scaffold, SspV2 ctg857, whole genome shotgun sequence genomic DNA contains:
- the LOC121791621 gene encoding uncharacterized protein LOC121791621, whose product MTCQNCHQQGHNSKSCKNDPVEKIPKEKGKRGRPAKKIPQQNSLVGSSRGTRKEHPQMSISANANARQVANACQVKERALARKGVGVIGFEESGNIYMRMSSHNKVIHVNKEISSTSSSRIRQSNVMKVCSPQESQSKPTQGNDD is encoded by the exons ATGACTTGCCAAAACTGTCACCAACAAGGGCACAACAGCAAGAGTTGCAAGAACGATCCagttgaaaaaataccgaaggaAAAG GGTAAAAGGGGAAGGCCTGCAAAGAAAATTCCACAACAAAATAGCTTAGTAGGCTCGAGTCGAGGAACACGAAAAGAGCATCCACAAATGTCCATCTCTGCCAATGCTAATGCTCGTCAAGTTGCTAATGCTTGTCAAGTGAAGGAAAGGGCATTAGCTAGGAAAGGAGTTGGAGTGATTGGTTTTGAGGAGAGTGGAAACATTTATATGAGG ATGTCTTCTCACAACAAGGTAATACATGTGAACAAGGAGATTTCAAGCACATCAAGTTCAAGGATTAGACAAAGCAATGTCATGAAAGTTTGTTCACCACAAGAGAGTCAGAGCAAACCAACACAAGGGAACGATGATTGA